TTGtttatatgttgtgtgttattttacacacacacacacacacatatggttTGCACTCCCTGAAGTGTACTTTACGCCGTGGATTTTTGTTTGTCGGCGGGCGTTAGGGAGCTGTCCGCTGagtggctactgagttttggaccaACAGCTCAATGCCCCGGAAGTCGTcacgggcttggagtcgctgtgtccgtctggaactcgttccccagaTTTTCTCCGTTGACATCATGGATGTAAATAATGGTCAGATTATCTTTGAGACATTAGCTCTGTCAACTGTACAATAACTAACGTAACTAAGAGTAATATGAGGCTTTGCTTTGTAATGCTAAGTTGGCGTTCACCTAACGGCGTTAGGCTAGCGGTAGTGTTAGCCTTGTTATTAACCTATGGTCTTAAAACCTAAACCAATAATTAACCTTCCGAGCTAAGTCTCaaagataatctgacaaacgttagatacttacaattatttacatCCATTATGTCGACGGAGAATACTTTATTAGAAACAGATTTAATCTTGAGGTAGAAAATTGTTActcatgtaaaacaaatatagaaACGACAAAGACGAGATCCAGACGGACAGCGTCAAGCCTGCGACGACTTCCGGGGCAATTGAGCTGTCGCtgcaaaactcagtagccaatcagcagacagcTTCCGAAGGCCCGCCCGCAAACAAAAAATCcacggcgcaaagaacaagttagggagcgcaaagaacaaatgtattttcaagcaataaaatagtatatttttgaatgattgaatCAATATTCTTTTtgcttcatgaaaagtgttgtttgaaaatattgacacaaatctaattccatattaaaacagattatttttgaTAGCACATCATATTCACCTACCATAAAACTTATCTATGTTTGGTTTAATGATTCAAACAGAACTTTAtattgttttcacacattagaaacatacattacattgtGCAAACAGCAGCTTGGTctcaaacagaaaaaacatcaatacagaaaataaaaaaaataaaatcactctTCTTCAGAATCTTCAAGCAAAGCTTTTTGGCAGCTGGATGTGGATGTAGTCCGCATTCCGATCTCGACGTCCCGAGACCGTCCCGGGAATCTCTTCACTGTGCTGTTGtaacaaaagagagaaatgaaCACAAGTTTCACCATTCGTCTTTGTATGATTAACATTGACCACGTTTTTAACCAGAGCTATTGCTGCTTTTGAATCAGTGAAATAAACGGAGCGAGCATAGAGGATAGAAGTCATCTAAAAGCCCGTTTGATTATTTCTCAGGGATTATGAATCGCAgacattgtgttattttgatgACTGAAGTCAAATCTGAGATGAACCAATCGTCATCATTGCTTATTTCTTCTCCACATAAATTAATAAGTTAAGTTACTCAGGTACTCGATGTTTTTACAGAGGTTCACATCACTTCTGTGTGACACTTGATTTAAAGTGCAGACTACTGTATGTCAATGAAATGCAAACATTAAAGCACaacaaataaagaacaaatgtaGTTAAAGAATGATACGTACAAACAAACCAGAGACGAGGAGCCGGAGACTAAAAGCAGAGCAACAGCCAAATGCCAGCAGAAGCACATGGTGACAAACATGATGTTTCCGTGTTGTTCCAGGTCCCACAGATTACCGTTCAGAGGGTACAGAACAAATccaatctgaaaataaaaacaccgtTTAACTTTCTGTCAAATTCATCAGTGTAAGACAATGTAGACGCACACACGGAAAAACTCCTCACAGTACATCCAGTTAACCCTCTAATCCGAGCTACTGCTAATCCGAGCTACATGTCTAAACTTTTGTCTGGacttgtgagtgtttgtgtttctctgggaTGTTGTGAGGAGTCGCAGCTCAGGTTTGACAGCCAATCATTCCACGTGCTTTGAATGAggggattaggattaggatttgtttttatattgatgGTTATCAGGACATGAAGAGGATTTCAGTAAGtaagatatacacacacacacacaacatataaaTAGGTAGCATGTGGTTGTATAAATCACCTGATAGAACCACGAGCCCTGCAGGATGAACATGCCGGCCTTGAACAGCTCCAGAACAACGTTGTCTCTGATGAAAAACTCCAGCATGGTACTGGCAGACCCAGCAAACACGGGCACGAGCAGCAGAGTGTGCACGTGTGCGTCCAGAGGAGGACGATTGTGCAGGTGGTAATAGAAGAGAAATCCTGGACCATGAGCGAGAGTCAAACACTGAGCGACAACTCAAATACATGTTTGATATGAAGCTACACGTTTGATCCCACCTTCAACAAAAAGAGCCAGAGACAGAGTGAAGCGATCGACACAAACTGGCACCACTTTGGATTTAGTTGTGAAAACCAGAGCCATCCCATGGATCCCAAAGAACAGATACATGGTGCTGTGCTGCCAGTTCATCAGTTTGACCCAGGAGTCGTGCTCCGTGCTGTAGAGGTGAGCGTGAGGCCCGTCCACCACAAACTGTTCAACCATAATACCTAATATAATGGGACGACACACGGATCAATGAaggcacacgcacacgcacacgcacacacacacacacggaacacTAACCCACAAATGAAGCAAACATTTGAAATCCTCCTTCAACGTAGTCCATTTTCTTAAGGAAAGGCGGCGTGTCCTGCCGTCCTTTGGGTCGCGTCGTCCTCCAGTTGTGTTGGAGAATGTGTTTCACGAGGAGCCAAAAACCGAACAACAGGAAAAAGGAGCCGGGAATGGCATGTCCTCCAAAGTTAGCCATCGTTTGGCctgaaaacaagaggaaaatacatttcagctcaataataacattttatacCTTTGAGTGTTGACACAGTTCTACTTTGGGGTTAAAGTGCAAGCTGATGGTTTTATGGTGTCGTCATGTGATGATCATAAAAAGCCACGTGATCTGTGCTGATGTCTAATCAAAGCTCTGTTCTTTTCAAAAGAGAACATGAATGTTTAAATATGAGCTCACACCCAGTTtatctgtgacctttgacccacacAATCGCTGCTCATTGCGACTTGTTCAGTATCATAAAGATTTACACTGTTCTGATACAAGCTGGGACTTTATGATAATTAATGAAATCATTctaaaacacatcatttagtAGTGgttgttgaatgaatgaatgaatgaatgtcctTAACACAATTAAACAGCCACGAGAGTCCAGTGAAGTGACTTTCTATTTTTCAATCATGACCttcagtttaaagtttaaaggcATTAAAGATATTATGGgtatgtttaaaatgatgtcactgtgagcGCGGTTTCAGGTTGTGTTAAACTTCTTCATGTCTCGAACTCTTTAAACGTAAGAGTCACTGGGAGAGGAAGTAAATCCGGTCCTGCACTCGTACAATCTGTGTCTGAGTTTAGGAAAAGTGCGCTCGCACTTATTAAACACGCGCACTGAGTTTTTTGAAATGACGTTAAATATGTAACATGGAGACTTTTCAGGAACAACAGTAACTTCCTGTTCAGTGCTGCTGAGTCACAGCTGAGTTTTAATCTGTTTAGTCAAACTAGTCTGACATGAAAATTcctgtttctcacacacacacacacacacacagcaatacaTCGTTCACAAAGTCACACTTCAAATTAAAGTCTATATTAAACTCAGGTTCACCAAAGAAGCAGGAAATTCCCCCACTGACACTGAACTGCTCTGGATTGGGTTAAAAAGAATAAGAACACACGGTGAGATTTACCTTATTTAATCCCAAATGCTCAGATGAGGAA
This genomic stretch from Solea senegalensis isolate Sse05_10M linkage group LG13, IFAPA_SoseM_1, whole genome shotgun sequence harbors:
- the tmem45b gene encoding transmembrane protein 45B, yielding MANFGGHAIPGSFFLLFGFWLLVKHILQHNWRTTRPKGRQDTPPFLKKMDYVEGGFQMFASFVGIMVEQFVVDGPHAHLYSTEHDSWVKLMNWQHSTMYLFFGIHGMALVFTTKSKVVPVCVDRFTLSLALFVEGFLFYYHLHNRPPLDAHVHTLLLVPVFAGSASTMLEFFIRDNVVLELFKAGMFILQGSWFYQIGFVLYPLNGNLWDLEQHGNIMFVTMCFCWHLAVALLLVSGSSSLVCFTVKRFPGRSRDVEIGMRTTSTSSCQKALLEDSEEE